In the genome of Polaribacter atrinae, one region contains:
- a CDS encoding DUF5689 domain-containing protein yields the protein MKKNKVIKIVLLLIVCISFMNCVEDADFTVPESLGNEENEAVSKILDSISAGTLQLKTIKQLKELYIIGGDPLEIVSDIVVKGYVVSSDKSGNFYKEFYMQDAPENPTAGIKVALNLSNSYNKFNIGREIYIRLKGLYVGETNSGDGNITIGGKISATDLTEIENVTSNQIPNHIYRTETTEEIVPKLISFGGINASHIGTFITLENVFFDAKLAGKSYVDPIEDFDTQRKIQTCLGLGYDELLVETSSFSRFSNETLPEKAGTIKAIVSKDFGGDLIVLSLNDSDDVYMNDERCTPLPIEEYSTILLAENFDAESGDIDVLDWINFREEGTKSWRSYTDTYSQSKAARVNSISSGDESTISWLITAGVNLDNTSQEFLSFETSNSFGNGSALQALISTDFDGNENNINTATWAVLPAKIVSNGENYKSWVHSTYLDLSNYSGTAFIAFKYTGNGNVNFDGTYELDNVRIQAKE from the coding sequence ATGAAAAAGAATAAAGTAATCAAAATAGTATTGTTGCTTATAGTATGTATCTCATTTATGAATTGTGTAGAAGATGCAGATTTTACAGTGCCAGAAAGTTTAGGGAATGAAGAAAATGAAGCCGTAAGTAAGATTTTAGATAGTATTTCTGCAGGCACGCTTCAATTAAAAACGATAAAACAGCTAAAAGAACTCTACATAATTGGTGGTGATCCGTTAGAAATTGTTTCAGATATTGTAGTAAAAGGTTATGTTGTTTCTTCTGATAAATCTGGCAATTTCTATAAAGAATTTTACATGCAAGACGCACCAGAGAATCCAACAGCAGGTATAAAAGTTGCCTTAAATTTAAGTAATAGTTATAATAAGTTTAATATTGGTAGAGAAATTTACATCCGTTTAAAAGGTTTGTATGTTGGCGAAACTAACTCTGGAGATGGTAATATTACCATTGGTGGAAAAATAAGTGCTACAGATCTTACAGAAATAGAGAATGTTACATCAAATCAAATTCCCAATCATATTTATAGAACAGAAACTACAGAAGAAATTGTACCAAAATTGATTTCTTTTGGAGGAATTAATGCTTCTCATATTGGAACTTTCATCACTTTAGAAAATGTGTTTTTTGATGCTAAATTAGCAGGGAAATCTTATGTAGATCCTATAGAAGATTTTGATACACAACGTAAGATTCAAACTTGTTTAGGTTTGGGGTATGATGAGTTATTGGTAGAGACAAGTTCTTTTTCTCGTTTTTCAAACGAAACTTTACCAGAAAAAGCGGGTACTATAAAAGCGATAGTTTCTAAAGATTTTGGAGGAGATCTCATAGTGCTAAGTCTTAATGATTCAGATGATGTTTACATGAATGATGAAAGATGCACGCCATTACCAATAGAAGAGTATTCGACAATTTTATTAGCAGAAAATTTTGATGCTGAATCTGGTGATATTGATGTTTTAGATTGGATTAATTTTAGAGAAGAAGGTACAAAATCGTGGAGGTCCTATACAGATACGTATTCGCAAAGTAAAGCGGCAAGGGTTAATTCTATTAGCTCTGGAGATGAAAGCACAATTAGTTGGTTAATTACTGCTGGTGTTAATTTAGACAATACATCTCAAGAGTTTTTATCTTTTGAAACTTCTAATAGTTTTGGAAATGGTAGTGCATTACAAGCTTTAATCTCTACAGATTTTGATGGAAATGAAAACAATATAAACACTGCAACTTGGGCTGTTTTACCTGCAAAAATAGTTTCCAACGGAGAGAATTATAAAAGTTGGGTACATTCTACGTATCTAGATTTATCAAATTATTCGGGTACTGCTTTTATCGCTTTTAAATATACAGGTAATGGAAATGTAAATTTTGATGGCACTTATGAGTTAGATAATGTTAGAATACAGGCAAAAGAATAA